A genome region from Polyodon spathula isolate WHYD16114869_AA chromosome 19, ASM1765450v1, whole genome shotgun sequence includes the following:
- the LOC121294493 gene encoding beta-1,3-galactosyl-O-glycosyl-glycoprotein beta-1,6-N-acetylglucosaminyltransferase 3-like produces MVERRRIGCAAPCPNVVSCAFLKTAYLLVIVVLFMVLLLQSGRQSCKPADISERSVHLLSGKNQDFFSNCSRIIKGDVEAIEQALLSQLLIANKKKPLTENDYLDMTVDCPAFVKNRRFLTFPLSQEERDFPIAYSLVVHEKIEMFERLLRAIYNPQNVYCVHIDKKSPEDFIKAVRAIVSCLPNVFVASKLEKVVYASWSRVQADLNCMKDLLAAGVQWRYLLNTCGTDFPIKTNAEIVRSLKVLNGKNSLESETTSEHKKTRWMYHYEVTDSIGRTDTKKSPPPISSPMFSGNAYFVVSREFVEDLFENPEAQKLIEWEKDTYSPDEHLWATLQRMPGVPGSNPPNEKFHVSDMNSIARLVKWSYLEGDVSKGAPYPRCTGIHRRAVCVYGSGDLQWMLRQHHLFANKFDPEVDDTAIQCLEEHLRHKAIYGEGF; encoded by the coding sequence atggtAGAAAGGAGAAGAATTGGGTGTGCAGCACCTTGTCCAAATGTGGTCTCTTGTGCATTTCTGAAGACAGCTTATCTTTTAGTAATAGTTGTTTTATTCATGGTCCTGCTGCTGCAATCTGGGAGGCAGTCCTGCAAGCCCGCTGACATCTCAGAGAGATCAGTTCATCTACTCAGTGGAAAGAATCAGGATTTTTTCAGCAACTGCTCCCGAATCATCAAAGGGGACGTGGAAGCCATTGAGCAGGCACTCTTGAGCCAGTTACTTATTGCAAATAAGAAAAAGCCTTTAACTGAGAATGACTATTTGGACATGACTGTGGATTGTCCTGCCTTTGTAAAAAACAGAAGATTCCTTACCTTCCCACTCAGCCAGGAGGAAAGAGACTTCCCAATCGCCTACTCCCTTGTGGTGCATGAGAAAATCGAGATGTTTGAAAGGCTTCTGAGGGCCATTTACAATCCCCAGAATGTTTACTGTGTCCATATAGACAAGAAGTCTCCAGAGGACTTCATCAAGGCTGTGAGAGCCATCGTGTCCTGCTTGCCAAATGTCTTTGTGGCCAGTAAGCTGGAGAAAGTGGTCTATGCTTCTTGGTCAAGGGTGCAGGCTGATCTGAACTGTATGAAGGATCTTCTTGCAGCAGGTGTCCAATGGAGGTATCTTCTGAACACCTGCGGGACTGACTTTCCAATCAAGACCAATGCTGAGATAGTCCGATCCCTCAAAGTGCTGAACGGCAAGAACAGCTTAGAGTCTGAAACTACCTCAGAGCATAAGAAAACCCGTTGGATGTACCATTACGAGGTCACGGATTCCATAGGCAGGACTGATACAAAGAAGAGCCCACCTCCTATTAGCTCCCCAATGTTCTCAGGCAATGCTTACTTTGTTGTCTCCAGGGAGTTTGTGGAGGACCTGTTTGAAAACCCTGAAGCACAGAAACTTATTGAATGGGAAAAGGACACCTACAGCCCTGATGAGCACCTCTGGGCCACTCTCCAAAGAATGCCTGGGGTACCGGGCTCCAACCCACCAAATGAAAAATTCCACGTCTCAGATATGAACTCCATTGCCCGGCTAGTGAAATGGTCATACTTGGAAGGGGATGTCAGTAAAGGAGCTCCCTATCCACGCTGCACTGGGATTCATCGAAGAGCAGTTTGCGTCTATGGCTCTGGGGATCTTCAGTGGATGCTCAGACAACATCATCTCTTTGCCAATAAATTTGACCCTGAAGTGGATGACACTGCAATCCAATGTCTTGAAGAGCATCTCAGACACAAGGCTATTTATGGAGAAGGGTTCTAG